The following proteins are encoded in a genomic region of Pseudobacteroides sp.:
- a CDS encoding contact-dependent growth inhibition system immunity protein: MDRILDVDKYGRFKYFLECYFNQSADYAELDKLIHEFNTVENCDIKAQLKNEINKIMLGEDIEAAKEFIRKYGMRNMSPDKLKWFLTCLNSKVNT, encoded by the coding sequence ATGGATAGAATTTTAGACGTTGACAAGTATGGAAGGTTCAAATATTTCTTGGAGTGTTATTTCAATCAAAGTGCAGATTATGCGGAATTGGATAAACTAATACACGAGTTTAATACAGTTGAGAATTGTGATATTAAAGCCCAACTCAAAAATGAGATTAATAAAATAATGCTCGGAGAAGATATTGAAGCTGCCAAGGAATTTATTAGAAAATATGGTATGCGAAATATGAGTCCAGATAAATTAAAATGGTTTTTAACTTGCTTAAATAGTAAGGTTAATACTTAA